In a genomic window of Roseiflexus castenholzii DSM 13941:
- the guaB gene encoding IMP dehydrogenase encodes MRRGSFIPCTDTEKEVDVTIDWDDKYAREGLTFDDVLLIPAESQVLPGEVDVATQLTRSIRINIPITSAAMDTVTEHRLAIALAREGGVGFIHKNMPIEAQAEMVRKVKRSESGMITDPITMGPDKTVGDALDLMAEYRISGIPITTPDGDLIGIVTNRDLRFETDRSRPIRDLMTTRNLITVPEGTTLEQAKQILHEHRIEKLLVVDRRGKLSGMITVKDIMKQIEYPNACKDAQGRLRVGAAIGASGDYLERADALVRVGVDVLAIDTAHGHSRGVLDAVLRIRERYPDVQLVAGNVSTGAATVALCERGVDAVKVGQGPGSICTTRVVTGAGMPQITAITECARAASRFGVPIIADGGIRYSGDIAKAIAAGAHTVMIGSLLAGTEESPGETILYEGRSYKSYRGMGSIGAMQHGSGDRYFQGGTGRKLVAEGIEGRVPYKGPLSDTIFQLVGGLRSGMGYVGAKDIETMRREARFIRISMAGLIESHPHDVTITKEAPNYERR; translated from the coding sequence ATGCGCAGAGGGTCTTTTATTCCCTGCACCGATACGGAGAAGGAGGTAGATGTGACAATTGACTGGGACGATAAATACGCGCGCGAAGGGTTGACGTTCGACGACGTGCTCCTGATCCCGGCAGAGTCACAGGTTCTGCCGGGCGAGGTCGATGTCGCCACGCAACTGACCCGTTCCATCAGAATCAATATTCCGATCACCAGCGCCGCTATGGATACGGTTACAGAACACCGTCTGGCGATTGCGCTGGCGCGCGAAGGCGGCGTCGGGTTCATTCACAAAAACATGCCCATCGAAGCGCAGGCGGAAATGGTGCGGAAGGTCAAACGCTCCGAGAGCGGCATGATCACCGACCCGATCACGATGGGACCGGATAAAACCGTCGGCGATGCGCTCGATTTGATGGCGGAGTATCGCATTTCCGGCATTCCAATTACAACACCGGACGGCGATCTGATTGGTATCGTAACCAACCGCGACCTGCGGTTCGAGACGGATCGCAGTCGTCCGATCCGCGATCTAATGACAACGCGCAATCTCATCACTGTGCCCGAAGGCACCACACTCGAGCAGGCGAAACAGATTCTGCATGAGCACCGGATCGAAAAACTGCTGGTGGTCGACCGGCGGGGCAAATTGTCGGGAATGATCACGGTCAAGGATATTATGAAGCAGATTGAGTACCCGAACGCCTGTAAAGATGCGCAGGGGCGGTTGCGGGTCGGCGCAGCGATTGGCGCCTCCGGCGACTATCTGGAGCGTGCCGATGCGCTGGTGCGGGTCGGGGTGGATGTGCTGGCGATCGATACCGCACATGGGCATTCACGCGGGGTGCTTGATGCGGTGCTGCGCATTCGCGAGCGCTACCCGGATGTGCAACTGGTCGCCGGGAATGTCTCGACCGGCGCTGCGACGGTGGCGTTGTGTGAGCGTGGCGTCGATGCAGTGAAGGTCGGGCAGGGACCGGGAAGTATCTGCACGACGCGGGTAGTGACTGGCGCGGGCATGCCGCAGATCACGGCGATTACCGAATGCGCACGCGCGGCGTCGCGGTTCGGCGTTCCAATCATTGCCGATGGCGGCATTCGCTACAGTGGCGACATTGCCAAAGCCATCGCCGCCGGGGCGCATACGGTCATGATCGGCTCGCTTCTCGCCGGAACCGAGGAGAGTCCAGGCGAAACGATCCTGTATGAAGGGCGCAGTTACAAGAGTTATCGGGGTATGGGTTCGATTGGCGCCATGCAGCATGGCAGCGGCGACCGCTATTTCCAGGGAGGCACAGGGCGGAAACTCGTGGCGGAAGGGATCGAAGGGCGCGTCCCCTACAAAGGTCCGCTCAGCGATACGATCTTCCAGTTGGTCGGCGGGCTGCGATCCGGCATGGGGTACGTTGGCGCAAAAGACATCGAGACGATGCGGCGCGAGGCGCGCTTTATTCGTATTTCGATGGCGGGATTAATTGAGAGTCACCCCCACGATGTGACCATTACGAAGGAAGCGCCGAACTACGAGCGGCGATAA
- a CDS encoding NAD-dependent epimerase/dehydratase family protein codes for MPGTNDYTHAYSGARVLITGGMGFIGSNLAHRLVELDAQVTLVDSLIPIYGGNQRNIAGIEHRVRVNIADVRDEYSMNYLVQGQDYLFNLAGQTSHLDSMTDPYTDLEINCRAQLSILEACRKHNPNLKLVYASTRQIYGKPDYLPVDERHLLHPVDVNGVNKMAGEWYHILYNNVYSIRACALRLTNTYGPRMRVKDARQTFLGIWIKRLIDEEPIQVFGDGSQIRDFNYVDDVVEAMLLAGASPAADGGIFNLGSDETINLRDLAALLVEINGGGSFEIVPFPPDRKVIDIGDYYADYRMIQGRLGWRPKVSLREGLRRTLEFYRREREYYW; via the coding sequence ATGCCAGGAACAAACGACTATACCCATGCGTATAGCGGCGCGCGCGTGCTCATTACAGGCGGAATGGGGTTCATCGGTTCGAATCTGGCGCATCGCCTGGTGGAACTCGATGCGCAGGTGACTCTGGTCGACTCACTCATCCCGATCTACGGCGGCAATCAGCGCAACATCGCCGGCATCGAGCATCGGGTGCGCGTCAACATCGCCGATGTGCGCGACGAGTATTCGATGAACTATCTGGTGCAAGGGCAGGATTACCTCTTCAATCTTGCCGGTCAGACGTCGCACCTGGACTCGATGACCGACCCCTATACCGATCTTGAGATCAACTGCCGCGCGCAGTTGTCGATCCTCGAAGCCTGTCGCAAGCACAATCCCAACCTGAAACTGGTGTACGCTTCGACGCGCCAGATCTATGGCAAGCCGGATTATCTGCCGGTCGATGAGCGCCACCTGCTCCATCCGGTCGATGTCAATGGCGTCAACAAAATGGCCGGCGAGTGGTACCATATTCTCTACAATAACGTCTATAGCATTCGCGCATGCGCCCTGCGCCTGACGAACACCTATGGTCCGCGCATGCGCGTCAAAGATGCGCGACAAACGTTTCTCGGCATCTGGATCAAGCGCCTGATTGACGAAGAGCCGATCCAGGTCTTCGGCGACGGGTCGCAGATCCGCGACTTCAACTACGTTGATGATGTGGTCGAAGCGATGCTGCTGGCAGGCGCATCGCCTGCGGCGGATGGCGGCATCTTCAATCTGGGCAGCGACGAAACGATCAACCTGCGCGACCTGGCGGCATTGCTGGTCGAAATTAATGGCGGCGGCAGTTTTGAAATTGTGCCTTTCCCACCAGACCGCAAAGTCATCGACATCGGCGATTATTACGCCGATTACCGCATGATCCAGGGGCGGCTCGGCTGGCGCCCCAAAGTGTCGTTGCGCGAGGGATTGCGCCGTACTCTCGAGTTCTATCGGCGTGAGCGCGAGTATTACTGGTAG
- a CDS encoding LamG domain-containing protein has protein sequence MGSTWQNQRSGALWATLIVIVVLTALATLPPRRVEAQQGYSLRFYGTGARDVDRVKIPLDAPPRPADIGETDFTFEFWMRALPGANTSGPCVAGQDSWINGNVTFDRDIFGTGDYGDYGISIYGGRIAFGVATSSASQTICGATNVADGQWHHIAVTRRFNDGQLTIFVDGALDAQATGPVGTISYRDGRTAQWPNEPYLVIGAEKHDYDRAAYPSFNGWIDEVRLSQALRYTAPFSRPTQPFVPDTLTVALYHFDEGAGVVVNDTSGVVGGPTNGTLFVDPLSGGPVWSTETPPWTGVDPPTDTPAPPTGTPTALPTGTPTATAVPPTATNTPVAPTATNTPVAPTATNTPVAPTATNTPVAPTATNTPVAPTATNTPVAPTATPTPTSDGPAVNLLQNGGFELDANGDTRPDDWTTNARVIRSAAVVRSGSYAMRHYATDNANYTISQTITGVTAGTNYVLLGYVNIPPSGDAFTFRIRVRWLRSDNTIIRTDTPRSFTNSTGGVWEMARGVYAAPTGAVRARVEMNVSSLNATVYADDVAFGPASGGGSTPTNTPAPPTATNLPASPTATPTPSSIAGANGALTFDGIDDEASNAAFSMNGRFTAEAWVRPSSANQSSIVIVTGDGSRGWSLELTDGRATLWVANSAGVWSFVRNDSVVLQANQWYHVAATYDNGTARVFVNGVAGTSGSVGTVSHMPVVRLGGMTGYGFFAGQIDDVRISRIARYTGNFTPPSAPLTADTETVALYVFDEESGQMASDVSGNGYHLMLGRNAGVDSADPQRVGSTAPGR, from the coding sequence TTGGGATCAACATGGCAAAACCAGCGCTCAGGCGCTTTATGGGCAACGCTCATCGTTATCGTTGTATTGACCGCTTTGGCGACGCTGCCGCCGCGTCGCGTCGAAGCGCAGCAGGGATATTCGCTCCGCTTCTATGGGACTGGCGCCCGCGATGTTGATCGTGTCAAGATACCACTGGACGCACCGCCCCGTCCTGCCGATATTGGGGAGACCGATTTTACTTTCGAGTTCTGGATGCGCGCACTTCCTGGCGCCAATACCAGCGGTCCATGCGTTGCCGGGCAAGACTCCTGGATCAATGGCAACGTCACGTTCGACCGCGACATCTTCGGTACAGGCGATTACGGCGACTATGGCATTTCGATCTACGGCGGACGTATCGCGTTCGGTGTCGCAACGTCCTCTGCAAGCCAGACGATCTGCGGCGCAACGAATGTCGCCGATGGGCAGTGGCATCACATTGCTGTCACTCGACGGTTCAACGATGGGCAGTTGACCATTTTCGTCGATGGCGCGCTCGATGCGCAGGCGACCGGTCCGGTCGGCACTATCAGTTACCGGGACGGGCGTACTGCCCAATGGCCCAATGAGCCGTACCTGGTCATCGGCGCCGAAAAGCACGACTATGATCGCGCTGCCTACCCTTCGTTCAATGGCTGGATCGATGAGGTTCGTCTGTCGCAGGCGTTGCGCTATACCGCGCCGTTTTCTCGCCCGACACAACCATTCGTTCCTGATACGCTGACTGTTGCACTCTACCATTTTGATGAAGGCGCCGGGGTCGTTGTTAACGATACGTCCGGCGTGGTCGGCGGACCCACAAACGGAACACTCTTCGTTGATCCGCTGTCGGGCGGTCCGGTCTGGTCTACCGAAACGCCGCCCTGGACAGGCGTCGATCCGCCAACCGACACGCCCGCTCCGCCGACAGGGACGCCCACGGCGCTGCCGACGGGGACGCCTACGGCGACGGCTGTGCCGCCGACGGCGACGAATACACCCGTTGCGCCGACGGCGACGAATACGCCCGTTGCGCCGACGGCGACGAATACGCCCGTTGCGCCGACGGCGACGAATACGCCCGTTGCGCCGACGGCGACGAATACGCCCGTTGCGCCGACGGCGACGAATACGCCCGTTGCGCCGACGGCGACACCAACTCCCACCAGCGATGGTCCGGCAGTAAACCTGTTGCAGAACGGCGGGTTCGAACTCGATGCCAACGGCGACACGCGCCCCGATGACTGGACGACGAATGCACGGGTGATCCGAAGTGCAGCAGTGGTGCGCAGCGGCAGTTACGCCATGCGCCACTATGCTACCGATAATGCCAACTATACGATTTCTCAAACCATTACAGGCGTCACAGCGGGAACAAACTATGTCCTGCTCGGTTACGTCAACATCCCTCCCAGCGGTGATGCATTCACTTTCAGGATACGGGTGCGCTGGCTGCGTTCCGACAATACGATCATTCGCACCGATACGCCGCGCAGTTTCACCAATAGCACCGGCGGCGTGTGGGAGATGGCGCGTGGCGTCTATGCTGCGCCAACCGGCGCCGTTCGAGCGCGGGTCGAGATGAATGTGTCCAGTCTGAATGCAACAGTGTACGCCGACGATGTTGCCTTTGGTCCGGCGTCAGGCGGCGGATCGACGCCAACGAACACGCCTGCGCCGCCAACAGCGACGAATCTTCCGGCATCGCCAACCGCTACTCCCACGCCATCGTCTATTGCCGGAGCCAATGGCGCGCTGACATTTGACGGCATCGACGACGAGGCAAGCAATGCGGCATTTTCGATGAACGGCAGGTTTACTGCTGAAGCCTGGGTGCGTCCTTCGAGCGCCAATCAATCCTCGATTGTGATCGTCACCGGCGATGGATCGCGCGGCTGGTCGCTCGAACTCACTGATGGTCGGGCGACATTGTGGGTTGCGAACAGCGCCGGCGTCTGGTCGTTCGTTCGTAACGACAGCGTTGTTTTGCAAGCCAATCAGTGGTACCACGTTGCAGCAACGTATGATAACGGCACTGCGCGCGTGTTTGTCAACGGCGTTGCCGGGACCTCCGGTTCGGTTGGAACGGTGAGTCATATGCCAGTTGTGCGCCTAGGGGGAATGACCGGCTACGGCTTCTTCGCCGGCCAAATCGACGATGTGCGAATCTCGCGGATCGCGCGCTATACCGGAAATTTCACGCCGCCATCGGCGCCGCTCACCGCAGACACCGAGACCGTCGCGCTCTATGTGTTCGACGAGGAGAGCGGGCAGATGGCGAGTGATGTGTCGGGGAATGGGTATCACCTGATGCTCGGACGGAACGCAGGCGTCGACAGCGCCGACCCTCAGCGCGTCGGATCGACCGCGCCAGGTAGATAA
- a CDS encoding OsmC family protein produces the protein MTTLPEYLDFKAQRVAALREKLSAPDAAPSLLHVLARVAGGSGVRPVSIREFTIVTDSAPALAGYNLGPTSPELLLASLASCLAHTYLIVAVNRGVRFDTLEVEVTGQIDFRGILEVDADAPIPPSGLAYVARVSGEVSDDELCQIQADVERLCPVFRALVEPVPVNGRVERVA, from the coding sequence GTGACCACACTTCCCGAATATCTGGATTTCAAAGCGCAGCGTGTTGCGGCGCTACGCGAGAAACTGTCCGCCCCCGACGCCGCGCCATCGCTGCTGCACGTGCTGGCGCGGGTCGCAGGCGGCTCAGGCGTGCGCCCGGTCAGCATCCGTGAGTTCACAATCGTAACCGACTCGGCGCCGGCGCTGGCGGGGTACAATTTAGGTCCAACGTCACCGGAGTTGTTGCTGGCGTCGCTGGCCAGTTGCCTGGCACACACCTACCTGATTGTCGCCGTCAATCGTGGGGTGCGCTTCGACACGCTGGAAGTAGAGGTGACCGGTCAGATCGACTTCCGCGGCATTCTGGAAGTCGATGCCGACGCGCCGATCCCTCCCTCTGGTCTTGCCTACGTTGCGCGCGTGTCGGGTGAGGTTTCCGACGACGAACTCTGCCAGATCCAGGCGGATGTCGAGCGGCTTTGCCCGGTGTTTCGCGCGCTGGTCGAACCCGTGCCGGTCAATGGGCGCGTCGAGCGGGTGGCGTAA
- a CDS encoding DegT/DnrJ/EryC1/StrS family aminotransferase translates to MPLNIPFGDLKRQHDAIRADLDIAIARVLDSGWYILGPSVSAFEEAFAAFCNARFCVGVANGTEALQLALTALGVGPGDEVITVANASVYQAITIVAVGARPVFVDVDERSHTMDPAALEAAITPHTRAIMPVHLYGRMADMDAIMMIADRYGIPVIEDCAQAHGATWRGRPAGSIGALGCFSFYPTKNLGAVGDGGAVTTNDAALAEKIRRLRQYGWERKYYTRDAGGLNSRLDELQAAILSVKLRHLPAWNARRRAIAAMYNDLLADAGLILPEAPPEGDHVFHLYVIRAAERDVVQARLREQGIGTDIHYPLPTHRQPVYAPFAPREGLPTTERLAREILSLPMFPELTDDEVHAVAETVREVVRTENREPRTENQEPRTKN, encoded by the coding sequence ATGCCTCTGAACATTCCTTTTGGCGATCTGAAACGTCAGCACGACGCCATCCGCGCCGACCTCGACATCGCTATCGCGCGTGTGCTCGACAGCGGTTGGTACATTCTGGGTCCGTCGGTCAGCGCATTCGAGGAGGCGTTCGCGGCATTCTGCAACGCTCGTTTTTGCGTCGGCGTCGCCAATGGAACCGAGGCGCTGCAACTGGCGCTCACCGCACTTGGCGTCGGTCCTGGCGATGAGGTGATCACCGTCGCCAACGCCAGTGTCTATCAGGCGATCACGATTGTGGCGGTCGGGGCGCGTCCGGTGTTCGTGGACGTGGACGAACGCAGTCATACGATGGATCCGGCAGCGCTCGAAGCGGCAATTACCCCACATACACGGGCAATTATGCCGGTTCATCTCTACGGGCGCATGGCGGATATGGACGCGATCATGATGATTGCCGACCGTTACGGCATTCCGGTAATCGAGGATTGCGCCCAGGCACACGGGGCAACCTGGCGCGGGCGCCCTGCCGGGAGCATTGGTGCACTGGGATGTTTCAGTTTCTACCCAACCAAAAACCTCGGCGCGGTTGGTGATGGCGGCGCGGTGACAACGAACGATGCAGCGTTGGCGGAAAAGATTCGCCGGTTACGGCAGTATGGCTGGGAGCGCAAATACTACACCCGCGACGCCGGTGGTCTCAATTCGCGCCTCGATGAACTTCAGGCTGCGATCCTGTCGGTCAAGTTACGCCATCTGCCTGCATGGAATGCGCGACGCCGCGCGATTGCAGCGATGTACAACGATCTCCTGGCTGATGCTGGCCTCATACTGCCCGAAGCCCCGCCGGAAGGCGATCACGTGTTTCACCTGTACGTCATCCGCGCGGCAGAGCGCGATGTGGTGCAGGCGCGGTTGCGTGAACAAGGCATCGGTACGGATATTCACTACCCACTGCCAACGCATCGGCAACCGGTGTATGCCCCATTTGCGCCGCGCGAAGGGCTTCCCACCACCGAACGCCTGGCGCGCGAAATCCTTTCGCTACCCATGTTCCCCGAACTGACCGATGATGAGGTGCATGCCGTGGCAGAGACGGTGAGAGAGGTTGTGAGAACCGAGAACCGAGAACCGAGAACCGAGAACCAAGAACCAAGAACCAAGAACTGA
- a CDS encoding glycosyltransferase family 2 protein translates to MEQEQRRPGISVFFPAYNDGGTIGSMVVAVIKTLEELTDDYEVIVVENGSTDYTVTVLEELAQRFERFRYYSYREPLGYGGALRAGFAACTKDLIFYTDGDAQYDPRELKLLLPALNDDVDIVNGWKIDRSDPLHRKIIGRVYHHTVKFLFGFKLRDVDCDFRLIRRRVFDTIDLESDSGTICLELVKKLQDAGYRFAEVPVHHYHRTYGKSQFFNFPRLWRTGVQLIGLWWKLVIRRDHMRRIKVRRKQQELPVER, encoded by the coding sequence ATGGAACAGGAGCAGCGACGACCGGGCATCTCAGTATTCTTTCCGGCATACAACGACGGTGGCACTATCGGCAGTATGGTTGTCGCCGTCATCAAGACTCTGGAGGAATTAACCGACGACTACGAAGTCATCGTGGTGGAGAATGGCAGCACCGATTACACCGTCACCGTGCTGGAAGAACTGGCGCAGCGTTTCGAGCGCTTTCGATACTATTCGTACCGCGAGCCGCTCGGCTACGGCGGGGCGTTACGCGCCGGATTCGCCGCCTGCACCAAAGACCTGATCTTCTACACCGATGGCGATGCGCAGTACGACCCGCGCGAACTTAAACTGCTGCTCCCGGCGCTGAACGACGATGTCGATATCGTCAATGGCTGGAAGATCGACCGAAGCGATCCGCTGCACCGGAAAATCATCGGGCGCGTCTATCACCACACAGTCAAGTTTCTCTTTGGCTTCAAACTGCGCGATGTCGATTGCGACTTTCGCCTGATCCGGCGACGTGTATTCGATACCATCGACCTGGAATCTGACAGTGGCACGATTTGTCTGGAATTGGTAAAGAAATTGCAGGATGCCGGGTATCGCTTCGCCGAGGTGCCGGTGCATCACTACCATCGCACTTATGGAAAGAGTCAGTTCTTCAACTTCCCACGGTTGTGGCGCACCGGCGTTCAACTGATCGGTCTCTGGTGGAAACTGGTAATCCGGCGCGATCATATGCGTCGGATCAAAGTTCGTCGGAAGCAGCAGGAACTTCCGGTCGAGCGATAA
- a CDS encoding glycosyltransferase family 87 protein — translation MAGKDNITIHDAVWMAWAALCAFLIIGIVAAQAWPLVVDIGKRDARFAIGFHEPETDIINLTQFRWSNGDSTIALPQPPMLTPSLITLRLPNGRPTDTAPPRVTLTSDVGKLASFAFPDFRPRIYRLLLPPTARFDWAIRIDIVSDTVTPPNDARPLGVAVDTAILAPVRAPITLPSLWTAICALMIGAPGFALPRAAGLAPRSAFIASLTLALLIAAGIWLRPLETLPFFQRFVAILLIGWIGGTLLRILLPPAIEPEHSAPVISGVYLPVAMAVAWWMPPLMQAYLSIDGAPLVAPPWPVVWIGCGTFVALLIGGAAAYARTGRSGLARAALIVLSISAVIHLGYSIGFAYTRQAPDFWILFRSAREWTRGGSLYDIHAVLTNHFGHVFKVPPFYGMLFVPFVTMDGLTVLLGHRVMNTVLIVATALIWLRMWRLPLVSLSAASLLILFNFRPLADTLAYGQIDLVLLFLLTLALWALRSGRDGAAGALVALGTLFKIYPVLLLAFFVVKGHWRALIGFVAAMAVYNGVAIAVIGWNEHLTYLTQVLPNIGGTTSWVENQTISGFLARLTDSPRSATIYQNEMVRLLGTLISGVAALAACVLALRPTSRDSTGYALQYGLFLLLMVLASPAAWMHYETLLIVPFGTLILHLRERTVSLPYAVAVAISFALIAYGNQWSFYDGTVHGVLTIAGVSYKFYGMLLLGGVLTFEALREPAPALLPRLARTIARPGQ, via the coding sequence ATGGCAGGCAAAGATAACATTACGATTCACGATGCCGTATGGATGGCGTGGGCAGCGTTGTGTGCGTTCCTTATTATTGGCATCGTGGCTGCGCAGGCGTGGCCTTTGGTCGTTGACATCGGCAAGCGCGATGCGCGTTTTGCGATCGGGTTTCACGAACCGGAAACGGATATCATTAATCTGACACAGTTCCGCTGGAGCAACGGCGACTCAACTATTGCGCTGCCACAACCGCCGATGCTGACGCCTTCGCTGATAACGCTGCGGCTGCCAAATGGTCGTCCGACAGACACCGCTCCTCCCCGCGTGACGCTTACGAGCGACGTTGGTAAACTGGCATCGTTTGCATTCCCCGATTTCCGACCACGCATCTATCGTTTGCTGCTCCCTCCAACGGCACGCTTCGATTGGGCGATACGTATCGACATCGTCAGCGACACGGTCACGCCGCCAAACGATGCGCGTCCTCTGGGGGTGGCGGTCGATACGGCAATTCTGGCGCCTGTGAGAGCGCCGATTACACTGCCATCCCTGTGGACGGCGATCTGCGCGCTGATGATCGGCGCGCCAGGGTTCGCCCTGCCGCGCGCCGCAGGGCTTGCGCCGCGCAGCGCCTTCATCGCCAGCCTGACGCTTGCGCTGCTGATAGCGGCAGGTATCTGGCTGCGCCCGCTGGAAACGCTGCCGTTCTTTCAGCGATTTGTAGCGATCTTGCTCATTGGATGGATTGGAGGCACGCTGCTGCGCATACTTCTGCCACCGGCGATAGAACCTGAACATTCCGCTCCGGTGATCTCCGGCGTATATTTGCCGGTCGCAATGGCTGTGGCGTGGTGGATGCCACCCTTAATGCAGGCATATCTGAGCATTGATGGTGCACCGCTGGTCGCGCCGCCGTGGCCGGTCGTGTGGATTGGCTGCGGAACTTTTGTTGCACTGCTGATTGGCGGAGCGGCAGCATATGCGCGAACAGGAAGAAGTGGTCTCGCTCGTGCTGCGTTGATCGTGCTGTCTATCAGCGCCGTGATCCACCTGGGGTACAGTATTGGCTTCGCCTACACCCGTCAGGCGCCCGATTTCTGGATTCTTTTCCGCAGCGCGCGCGAGTGGACGCGCGGCGGTTCGCTGTACGACATCCACGCCGTGCTGACTAATCACTTCGGTCATGTGTTCAAGGTGCCACCTTTCTACGGCATGCTGTTCGTTCCATTCGTCACCATGGATGGATTGACCGTGCTGCTGGGGCACCGGGTTATGAATACGGTCCTGATCGTTGCGACGGCGCTGATCTGGCTACGTATGTGGCGACTGCCGCTTGTTTCCCTGAGCGCCGCCAGCCTGTTGATTCTCTTCAACTTTCGCCCTCTAGCGGATACCCTGGCGTATGGGCAGATCGATCTGGTGCTGCTGTTCCTGCTGACGCTGGCGTTGTGGGCGCTGCGCAGCGGGCGTGACGGAGCGGCAGGCGCACTGGTGGCGCTGGGAACACTGTTCAAGATTTATCCGGTGTTGTTGCTGGCATTCTTTGTTGTCAAAGGTCACTGGCGCGCGCTGATCGGCTTTGTTGCCGCGATGGCGGTGTACAATGGCGTAGCCATCGCAGTTATCGGGTGGAATGAACATCTGACCTATCTGACACAAGTGCTGCCGAACATCGGCGGCACGACTTCGTGGGTCGAGAATCAAACGATCTCAGGATTTCTTGCCCGCCTGACCGACTCGCCGCGCAGCGCAACGATCTATCAAAACGAGATGGTGCGCTTGCTGGGGACGCTCATCTCCGGCGTTGCGGCGCTGGCGGCGTGTGTGCTGGCGTTGCGCCCGACGTCGCGCGACAGCACGGGGTATGCGCTTCAGTACGGACTGTTTCTGTTGCTGATGGTGCTGGCGTCGCCGGCTGCGTGGATGCACTACGAAACGCTGCTGATTGTGCCGTTCGGCACACTGATCCTCCACCTGCGCGAGCGCACGGTATCGCTGCCGTATGCCGTGGCGGTGGCGATCAGTTTTGCGCTCATTGCCTATGGCAATCAGTGGAGTTTTTACGATGGAACTGTTCATGGCGTCTTGACGATAGCCGGCGTTTCGTACAAATTCTATGGCATGCTGCTGCTCGGCGGTGTGCTGACCTTCGAGGCGTTGCGTGAGCCTGCGCCCGCCCTCCTGCCGCGCCTGGCGCGGACGATCGCGCGTCCGGGACAATAG